The DNA region CAAGGGCTCTTTTTGATATAGTAATTGTAAATATGAAAATAGTGGGAGGGCTTATGAAAAATAAAATAGAAACGCCAAAGATTCCCTTGGAGCTGGAAGACTTATCGTTAGCCTTAGAAGCGTGGGAGAGCAAGGAAGAAATTAAGCAAAGTCGATTCAGTAATATCTTGATTGAACATCAGAGCGCCAGCAGGGTTTCATTTGATAAAGTGATTTTTGAGAATGTGATATTCAGCGAGTCCTCTCTACCGGAAGTGGAGCTTACCGATGTGATCTTTGATAAATGTGATTTGTCCAATATGAACTTTAATGGTTCTTTCCTTCATCGGACAGAATTTAGAAACTGTAAAATGCTTGGTACCAATTTCGCTAATAGCAGGCTTCAAAATGTAAGCTTTCAAGGCTGT from Paenibacillus sp. JNUCC-31 includes:
- a CDS encoding pentapeptide repeat-containing protein, yielding MKNKIETPKIPLELEDLSLALEAWESKEEIKQSRFSNILIEHQSASRVSFDKVIFENVIFSESSLPEVELTDVIFDKCDLSNMNFNGSFLHRTEFRNCKMLGTNFANSRLQNVSFQGCVADLSLFRFSKFKQVKYTECSLVSSDFFQATPQKLGFSECNMDQAFLSGVKLKGMDLSDCTFDSLHVDIEDLDGCMISDAQAASFVGLLGLIVK